From Brassica oleracea var. oleracea cultivar TO1000 chromosome C3, BOL, whole genome shotgun sequence, a single genomic window includes:
- the LOC106333814 gene encoding F-box protein At1g31080-like, protein MNSIPLDLLYEIFSRMPTKSVGRSRCVSEQWRSILCSADFTEYFLTKSSTRPSLLFAMDSFRSNEFLFFSSPPQIPSKPSSSSLSLAAAYFKLNMQLEFCGHAAGLFCFRRMQFTRKDWENTVHVICNPSLGQYVFLPTLTTSSRTFLGFDPIDKVFKVLSPDDAFSSSFANILTLGTGEKRWRKVHFPLAHSPVSKGICINGSLYYLARENTTYFIVCFDVRSEKFKLIQGSFLDSDARLKLINYKGKLGVISLPRENWDSRVGLNIRSKEEVRIWVLEDGEQQDWSEYAYTLPGDKFRDVECDVLEVYVAGVTSATGDIVLMNPNYHHHSKPFYVFYFHPERNVIKRVEVQGFGNHGRVVNAFVDHVEDLTFDMKSWQLDFLKFESINKFNALCLLEDI, encoded by the coding sequence ATGAATTCAATCCCTCTTGATCTTTTGTACGAGATATTCTCTAGAATGCCAACCAAGTCAGTAGGGAGGAGCCGTTGCGTGTCTGAGCAATGGAGGTCCATACTTTGCAGTGCAGATTTCACCGAGTATTTCTTAACCAAATCTTCCACTCGTCCCAGTCTCTTATTCGCCATGGATAGCTTTAGAAGCAATGAGTTTCTCTTCTTTTCGTCGCCGCCTCAGATTCCGTCGAAGCCGTCGTCGTCGTCGTTGTCCTTAGCAGCGGCCTATTTTAAACTGAACATGCAGCTAGAATTTTGTGGTCATGCCGCTGGTTTGTTCTGTTTCCGTCGTATGCAATTCACAAGGAAGGATTGGGAGAATACAGTGCATGTGATATGTAACCCTAGCTTAGGACAGTATGTTTTCTTACCTACACTGACGACGAGTAGTCGGACCTTTTTAGGGTTTGATCCGATTGACAAGGTGTTCAAGGTATTGTCACCCGATGATGCCTTTTCATCATCTTTTGCTAATATTTTGACGTTGGGAACTGGAGAAAAGAGGTGGAGAAAGGTACACTTTCCCTTGGCCCATTCTCCTGTGTCTAAAGGGATATGCATCAATGGATCTTTATATTACTTGGCCCGAGAAAATACAACTTACTTTATAGTTTGCTTTGATGTTCGGTCGGAGAAATTCAAGCTTATTCAGGGAAGTTTTCTTGATTCGGATGCAAGATTAAAATTGATAAACTATAAGGGTAAATTAGGTGTGATCAGCTTGCCAAGGGAAAATTGGGATAGTAGAGTAGGCTTGAACATTCGTAGCAAGGAGGAGGTGCGTATATGGGTTCTAGAGGATGGCGAGCAACAGGATTGGTCGGAGTATGCCTACACTCTCCCTGGTGATAAGTTCCGTGACGTTGAATGTGATGTGTTAGAGGTTTACGTAGCTGGAGTGACGTCCGCTACAGGGGATATTGTTTTGATGAATCCAAACTATCATCATCACTCCAAACCGTTTTATGTTTTCTACTTCCATCCCGAAAGGAACGTTATCAAACGTGTTGAAGTCCAAGGTTTTGGGAATCATGGTAGAGTTGTGAACGCCTTTGTAGACCATGTAGAGGATCTTACGTTTGATATGAAATCTTGGCAGCTGGATTTTCTTAAGTTTGAAAGCATTAACAAATTCAATGCTCTGTGTCTTTTAGAGGATATATGA
- the LOC106331686 gene encoding 60S ribosomal protein L28-2-like, which produces MTTVPGQLVWEIVKRNNCFLVKQFGRGNAKVQFSKETNNLCNLNSYKHSGLANKKTVTIQVADKEQGVVLGTTKTKKQNKPKLSVNKSVLKKEFPRMAKAVANQVVDNYYRPDLKKAALARLSVISKGLRVAKSGPKRRNRQA; this is translated from the exons ATGACAACAGTGCCAGGACAGCTAGTCTGGGAGATCGTAAAGAGAAACAACTGTTTCTTGGTCAAACAGTTCGGCAGAGGCAATGCTAAGGTTCAGTTCAGCAAGGAGACCAACAACCTATGCAACCTCAACTCTTACAAGCACTCTG GTTTGGCGAACAAGAAGACAGTGACCATTCAGGTAGCTGACAAGGAGCAAGGCGTTGTACTTGGAACAACCAAGACCAAGAAGCAAAACAAGCCTAAGCTCTCTGTTAACAAGTCTGTCCTCAAGAAGGAGTTCCCCAGGATGGCCAAAGCTGTTGCCAACCAG GTTGTGGACAACTACTACAGGCCTGATTTGAAGAAGGCAGCACTTGCTAGGCTCAGCGTGATCAGCAAGGGTCTTAGAGTCGCCAAGTCTGGTCCCAAGAGGAGGAACAGGCAGGCCTGA
- the LOC106328356 gene encoding glucan endo-1,3-beta-glucosidase 12-like: MGTRLKLIFWTCVSILAFLKLGVASNIGICYGRNADNLPSPNKVSELIQHLNIKFVRIYDANVDVLKALANTSIELMIGVPNADLLAFAQFQSNVDTWLRNNILPYYPTTKITSISVGLEVTEAPDNATGLVVPAMQNIHTALKKAGLDKKIKISSSHSLAILSRSFPPSSATFSKKHSAFLKPMLEFLVENESPFMIDLYPYYAYRDSAEKVQLEYALFESSSQVVDPATGLLYSNMFDAQLDAVYFALTAMNFKTVKVMVTESGWPSKGSPKETAATPDNALAYNTNLIRHVIGDPGTPAKPGEEIDVYLFSLFNENRKPGMESERNWGMFYANGTSVYALDFTGESAVPGPVSPTNSTTGVSPNPGDNSNSTVTIGGGGGAKKWCVASSQASVTELQSALDWACGPGNVDCSAVQPNQPCFEPDTVLSHASYAFNTYYQQSGGSSLDCSFGGVSVEVDKDPSYGNCLYMIAPSTDGMNRTMAGNITGNITAIDSPLASPSTSNEGIRHMVVSVAVSVLLPCFAVSLSLLW; this comes from the exons ATGGGTACAAGACTGAAGCTAATCTTCTGGACTTGTGTCTCCATTCTTGCCTTCCTGA AGCTTGGTGTGGCAAGCAATATAGGGATATGTTACGGACGCAACGCAGACAACCTCCCAAGCCCCAACAAAGTATCCGAGCTAATCCAACACCTCAACATCAAGTTCGTCCGTATCTACGACGCCAACGTAGACGTCCTCAAAGCCTTGGCAAACACTAGCATCGAGCTCATGATCGGTGTCCCCAACGCTGACTTACTCGCATTCGCTCAGTTCCAATCCAACGTCGACACGTGGCTCCGCAACAACATCCTCCCTTACTACCCAACCACCAAAATCACTTCCATATCCGTCGGTCTCGAAGTAACCGAAGCGCCAGACAACGCCACCGGCCTCGTCGTACCAGCAATGCAAAACATCCACACCGCTCTGAAGAAAGCCGGTTTGGACAAAAAGATCAAGATCTCGAGCTCCCACTCGCTCGCTATCTTGTCTCGCTCCTTCCCTCCTTCGTCAGCTACCTTCAGCAAGAAACACTCAGCGTTCTTGAAACCGATGCTTGAGTTCTTGGTGGAGAACGAGTCTCCCTTTATGATCGACTTGTATCCTTACTACGCTTACAGAGATTCAGCTGAGAAGGTTCAGTTGGAGTACGCTTTGTTCGAGTCGTCTTCGCAGGTTGTTGACCCTGCGACGGGTTTGCTTTACTCCAACATGTTTGATGCTCAGCTTGACGCTGTCTATTTCGCCTTGACGGCTATGAACTTCAAGACCGTTAAGGTTATGGTTACTGAGTCGGGGTGGCCTAGTAAAGGCTCGCCTAAAGAGACGGCTGCAACTCCTGATAATGCTCTGGCTTACAATACCAACCTCATACGCCATGTCATTGGTGATCCAG GTACTCCTGCAAAGCCCGGGGAAGAGATAGATGTGTACTTGTTCTCGTTGTTCAATGAGAACCGCAAGCCAGGGATGGAGTCTGAGAGAAACTGGGGAATGTTCTATGCGAATGGAACAAGTGTCTACGCGTTAGACTTCACTGGAGAGAGCGCTGTCCCTGGCCCTGTCTCTCCAACAAACTCAACCACAGGTGTTAGTCCAAATCCAGGTGACAACAGTAACTCAACTGTAACCATTGGAGGAGGAGGAGGAGCCAAGAAATGGTGTGTTGCTTCATCGCAAGCTTCGGTGACTGAGCTGCAGAGCGCGTTGGACTGGGCTTGTGGTCCAGGGAACGTTGATTGTTCAGCTGTTCAGCCAAACCAACCTTGCTTTGAGCCAGACACTGTTCTCTCACATGCATCGTATGCGTTTAATACTTATTACCAGCAGAGTGGAGGGAGCAGCTTAGATTGCAGCTTTGGTGGAGTGAGCGTTGAAGTTGACAAGGACCCTA GCTATGGTAACTGTCTGTACATGATTGCTCCATCTACTGATGG AATGAACAGAACAATGGCGGGTAATATCACAGGAAACATAACTGCCATTGATTCACCCTTGGCTTCTCCTTCGACAAGCAATGAAGGAATCAGACATATGGTGGTTTCCGTTGCTGTCTCTGTTCTGTTGCCGTGCTTTGCAGTTAGTTTGAGTCTATTATGGTGA
- the LOC106333278 gene encoding profilin, which yields MSWQTYVDEHLMCDVGDGQGHHLAAAAIFGHDGSVWAQSANFPQFKGQEFASIMKDFDEPGHLAPTGLFLAGAKYMVIQGEPGAVIRGKKGAGGITIKKTGQSCVFGIYEEPVTPGQCNMVVERLGDYLIEQDL from the exons ATGTCGTGGCAAACTTACGTTGATGAACATTTGATGTGTGATGTCGGAGATGGTCAGGGTCATCACCTAGCCGCAGCCGCAATCTTCGGTCATGACGGTAGTGTTTGGGCTCAGAGCGCCAACTTCCCTCAG TTCAAGGGACAAGAGTTCGCCAGTATAATGAAAGATTTCGATGAACCGGGCCACTTAGCACCCACAGGGTTATTCCTAGCAGGAGCCAAATACATGGTGATCCAAGGCGAGCCTGGCGCTGTAATCCGTGGCAAGAAG GGAGCAGGAGGCATAACCATAAAGAAAACAGGACAGTCATGTGTGTTTGGGATCTACGAAGAGCCTGTGACACCAGGACAGTGCAACATGGTCGTCGAGAGGTTGGGTGATTACCTCATCGAACAGGATCTCTAG